One part of the Prunus persica cultivar Lovell chromosome G5, Prunus_persica_NCBIv2, whole genome shotgun sequence genome encodes these proteins:
- the LOC109949119 gene encoding uncharacterized protein LOC109949119: protein MPMVLQSTIPFPDSVKMGKNHLCISVLQSYGIKIVSLHKPCSAQVLGTDSLGGDIQSCKLCGHSENIANMLLCDRCEEAFHVSCCKPRVVLPIDEWFCPSCLKMSQNNSFIKSPSIGSGIGSCKFELGPIAVMLKYPEPYTSKVRLGEAFQAQVPEWCDQINAAPLSDVQTEDPDCSSHSACADPPMRSSGTGIACRKRKQEFSS from the exons ATGCCAATGGTGCTTCAGAGCACTATCCCATTCCCGGATTCAGTTAAAATGGGTAAAAACCACCTTTGCATTTCTGTACTTCAAAGTTATGGGATCAAAATTGTTTCCCTTCACAAACCTTGTTCAGCTCAAGTTTTGGGAACTGATAGTCTTGGTGGAGATATCCAGTCGTGTAAGCTGTGTGGTCATTCAGAAAATATAGCAAATATGCTACTTTGCGATCGTTGCGAAGAGGCTTTTCATGTATCTTGCTGCAAACCCAGGGTGGTTTTGCCAATTGATGAGTGGTTTTGTCCTTCTTGTTTGAAAATGTCACAGAATAATTCTTTCATTAAATCACCTAGCATCGGTTCGGGGATTGGCTCGTGTAAATTTGAATTGGGTCCAATTGCAGTCATGCTAAAGTACCCAGAGCCATATACGTCTAAGGTTCGGCTCGGTGAAGCATTTCAAGCTCAAGTTCCTGAATGGTGTGATCAAATTAATGC GGCTCCATTGTCTGATGTCCAAACTGAAGACCCGGATTGTTCTTCTCATTCCGCTTGTGCTGATCCTCCG ATGAGATCATCCGGCACTGGCATTGCCTgtagaaagagaaaacaagaGTTCTCATCATGA
- the LOC18777869 gene encoding pentatricopeptide repeat-containing protein At1g73400, mitochondrial produces the protein MLNQYLKTSIASMRGLYFINLFSFKNHSLSLCCSNANILGYVRSPIESISHVRTYLLSASSSYHLVPFLGTPCLNLVKLSQPLNALAAFRVSVRHFCSEIVTVDQSFDCDGRSGIEDESLESDVDKFCEAIMDNSNAYCNMEKALDQVGLPLTTPLVVGVLQRLRFEEKLAFRFFMWAGRRENYVHESLAYNDMIDILSCTRYKVKQFRIVCDLLDYMKRHNKSKVPVEVLLTILKQYTEKHLTYLQKFAKKKRIRVKTQPEINALNLLLDALCKCSLVQDAQDMLQRVKKKVKPDANTYNILFFGWCRVRNPTRGMKLLEEMIQVGHAPDNFTYTTAIDAFCKAGMVSEAAELFEFMRTQGSTISSPTAKTYAIMIVALVQNDRMEECFKLLGHMINSGCLPDVSTYKELLEGMCLAGKVEEAYKFLQEMGNKGYPPDIVTFNCFLKVLCDNKNSEEALKLYGKMIDIGCMPSVQTYNMLISMYFEMGDPDGAFETWHEMDKRGCAQDTDTYCMMIEGLFGCNKVEDVCCLLEDVVNKGMKLPYSKFDSFLMQLSVIGDLQSIHRLSGHMRQFYNPSMARRVALNQKRRSMSLRGS, from the coding sequence ATGCTGAACCAGTATCTCAAAACTTCAATTGCTTCGATGCGAGGCCtatatttcatcaatttattcTCTTTCAAGAATCATTCCTTATCCCTCTGCTGCTCTAATGCTAATATCCTTGGATATGTGAGATCCCCGATTGAATCCATATCTCATGTTCGAACTTATTTGCTCTCTGCATCTTCGTCTTATCACCTGGTGCCATTTCTGGGGACCCCTTGTTTGAATTTGGTCAAATTATCGCAGCCCCTGAATGCGCTCGCTGCGTTTAGGGTCTCTGTGCGTCATTTTTGTTCGGAGATTGTTACAGTGGATCAAAGTTTTGACTGTGATGGGAGGAGTGGTATTGAGGACGAGTCATTAGAAAGTGATGTGGATAAGTTTTGCGAGGCCATTATGGATAACTCTAACGCATATTGTAATATGGAGAAGGCTCTTGATCAAGTTGGTCTACCATTGACCACTCCGTTGGTTGTTGGGGTGCTTCAGAGGCTTCGTTTTGAGGAGAAACTAGCATTTAGGTTCTTTATGTGGGCTGGCCGCCGAGAAAATTATGTTCATGAATCTCTGGCGTACAATGATATGATTGACATATTATCTTGCACGAGGTATAAGGTGAAGCAGTTTCGAATTGTTTGTGACTTACTGGATTATATGAAGAGGCACAACAAGAGTAAGGTTCCTGTTGAGGTTCTCTTAACAATTTTGAAGCAATACACGGAAAAGCATCTCACCTATCTACAGAAATTCGCCAAGAAGAAGAGGATACGGGTGAAGACGCAGCCGGAAATCAATGCGTTGAACCTGCTATTGGATGCCCTGTGTAAGTGCAGTCTGGTTCAAGATGCTCAAGACATGTTACAGAGGGTGAAGAAAAAGGTTAAGCCTGATGCTAATACGTacaacattttgttttttggttggtgTAGAGTTAGGAACCCGACTAGAGGAATGAAGCTACTGGAAGAGATGATCCAAGTGGGTCATGCACCTGATAATTTCACATACACTACTGCCATTGATGCCTTTTGCAAAGCAGGGATGGTGTCCGAGGCAGCTGAACTTTTTGAATTCATGCGAACCCAAGGTTCTACGATTTCTTCTCCCACTGCAAAAACTTATGCAATTATGATTGTGGCTCTTGTGCAGAATGATAGAATGGAGGAGTGCTTCAAACTTCTCGGACATATGATAAACAGTGGTTGCCTTCCTGATGTTTCTACATACAAGGAATTACTTGAAGGAATGTGTTTGGCTGGAAAGGTTGAGGAGGCTTACAAATTTTTGCAAGAGATGGGAAACAAAGGTTACCCTCCTGACATTGTTACTTTTAACTGTTTTCTCAAGGTTCTTTGTGACAACAAAAATAGTGAGGAAGCACTTAAGCTTTATGGAAAAATGATAGACATAGGTTGTATGCCTAGTGTGCAGACTTATAATATGCTGATTTCAATGTATTTTGAGATGGGTGATCCTGATGGGGCATTTGAGACTTGGCATGAGATGGATAAGAGGGGCTGTGCACAGGATACTGATACTTACTGCATGATGATTGAAGGGCTTTTTGGTTGCAATAAAGTGGAAGATGTGTGCTGCCTATtggaagacgttgtaaacaaGGGAATGAAGTTGCCATATAGCAAGTTTGACTCGTTTCTGATGCAGCTTTCAGTGATTGGTGATCTCCAATCCATCCACAGGCTTTCAGGTCATATGAGACAGTTCTACAATCCTTCTATGGCAAGACGTGTTGCGTTGAACCAGAAGCGGAGGAGCATGAGTTTGAGAGGGAGCTAA
- the LOC18775971 gene encoding glutamate decarboxylase 4 — translation MVISTTSSERGGQVNSTFASRYVRNALPKFEMPETSIPKDAAYQIIKDELMLDGNPRLNLASFVTTWMEPECDQLIMASLNKNYVDMDEYPVTTELQNRCVNIIANLFNAPLGDGETAVGVGTVGSSEAMMLAGLAFKRKWQQKRKAEGKPYDKPNMVTGSNVQVCWEKFARYFEVDLKEVKLSEGYYVMDPVKAVEMVDENTICVAAILGSTLTGEFEDVKLLNDLLTQKNKEKGWDTPIHVDAASGGFIAPFLYPDLVWDFRLPLVKSINVSGHKYGLVYAGVGWVVWRSKEDLPDELVFHINYLGSDQPTFTLNFSKGSSQIIAQYYQFIRLGFEGYKNVMENCMENTRFLREGLEKTGRFEIVSKDIGVPLVAFSLKDSSKHTVFEISDSLRKFGWIVPAYTMPANAEHIAVLRVVVREDFSRGLAERLISDIIKVVKETDTLPSRISTKTAHVTATVDEMARSSEGAVKPAKKSVEEIEQEITRRWKGLVDGKKRGVC, via the exons atgGTGATCTCAACGACGAGCAGCGAGCGTGGAGGGCAGGTGAACTCTACGTTTGCATCGAGATATGTGCGTAACGCCCTCCCTAAGTTCGAGATGCCGGAGACGTCGATACCCAAGGACGCAGCGTATCAGATAATAAAGGATGAGCTAATGCTGGATGGGAACCCCAGGCTCAACTTGGCATCATTTGTCACGACGTGGATGGAGCCAGAGTGCGATCAGCTCATCATGGCCTCCCTCAACAAAAACTACGTCGACATGGATGAGTACCCTGTTACCACTGAACTCCAG AATCGTTGTGTGAATATAATAGCAAACCTTTTTAATGCTCCCCTTGGAGACGGCGAAACTGCTGTTGGAGTGGGAACTGTTGGTTCTTCAGAGGCAATGATGTTGGCAGGCCTAGCTTTTAAACGAAAGTGGCAGCAAAAGAGAAAAGCAGAGGGCAAGCCTTACGATAAGCCCAACATGGTCACCGGATCCAATGTGCAG GTATGCTGGGAAAAGTTTGCGAGGTATTTTGAGGTTGATCTCAAGGAGGTGAAGCTGTCAGAGGGATACTATGTAATGGACCCTGTGAAAGCAGTTGAGATGGTGGATGAGAACACTATCTGTGTTGCAGCTATTTTAGGATCAACTCTGACGGGAGAATTTGAAGATGTGAAGCTCCTCAATGATCTCCTTACtcaaaagaacaaagagaagGGCTGGGATACTCCCATTCATGTGGATGCTGCGAGCGGAGGCTTTATAGCTCCATTTCTTTATCCTGATCTTGTGTGGGATTTCCGTTTGCCCTTAGTCAAGAGTATCAATGTAAGTGGCCACAAGTATGGCCTTGTATATGCTGGTGTTGGCTGGGTTGTATGGAGGAGCAAAGAGGACTTGCCGGACGAGCTTGTCTTTCACATCAATTACCTTGGATCTGACCAGCCCACTTTCACCCTTAACTTTTCTAaag GTTCTAGCCAAATAATTGCTCAGTATTATCAGTTTATTCGACTGGGTTTTGAG GGTTACAAAAATGTCATGGAAAACTGCATGGAGAACACAAGATTTCTGAGAGAAGGATTAGAGAAAACAGGGCGGTTTGAAATTGTCTCCAAAGACATAGGAGTGCCCCTTGTGGCATTTTCTCTAAAAGACAGCAGCAAGCACACCGTGTTCGAGATATCGGATAGTTTGAGAAAGTTTGGGTGGATAGTTCCAGCCTATACGATGCCAGCCAATGCAGAACATATTGCTGTTCTGCGAGTGGTTGTTAGGGAGGATTTTAGCCGGGGTTTGGCTGAGAGGCTTATCTCGGACATTATCAAAGTTGTGAAGGAAACAGACACACTCCCAAGCCGAATCTCTACGAAAACCGCCCATGTCACAGCTACTGTTGATGAAATGGCCCGTAGCAGTGAGGGGGCGGTGAAGCCTGCTAAGAAGAGTGTAGAAGAGATCGAACAAGAGATTACAAGGCGTTGGAAGGGGCTTGTGGATGGCAAGAAAAGAGGCGTATGCTAA